A window of Tursiops truncatus isolate mTurTru1 chromosome 8, mTurTru1.mat.Y, whole genome shotgun sequence contains these coding sequences:
- the PHLDB1 gene encoding pleckstrin homology-like domain family B member 1 isoform X8 has translation MDTINRNQVGPGSKTPAMVQKGPLDLIETGKGLKVQTDKPHLVSLGSGRLSTAITLLPLEEGRTVIGSAARDISLQGPGLAPEHCYIENLRGTLTLYPCGNACTIDGLLVRQPTRLTQGCMLCLGQSTFLRFNHPAEAKWMKSMIPAGGRAPGPTYSPGPAESQSLVNGNHTPQPATQGPSACGSHSSLVSSIEKDLQEIMDSLVLEEPGAAGKKPAATSPLSPMANGGRYLLSPPTSPGAMSVGSSYENTSPAFSPLSSPASSGSCASHSPSGQEPAPSMPPLVPARSSSYHLALQPSQSRPSGARPSESPRLGRKGGHERPPSPGLRGLRTDSPAATVLAVACRATESPRAGGQLPLVAIGLSEYQASGARGQPTSIPGSPKFQPPVPAPRNKIGTLQDRPPSPFRELPGTERVLTTSPSRQLVGRTFSDGSATRTLQPPESPRLGRRGLDSMRELPPLSPSLSRRALSPMPARTTPDPKLTREVAESPRPRRWAAHGASPEDFSVTLGARGRRTRSPSPTLGESLAPRKGSFSGRLSPAYSLGSLTGASPHQSPRAQRKLSSGDLRVPVTRERKNSITEISDNEDDLLEYHRRQRQERLREQEMERLERQRLETILNLCAEYSRADGGPEAGELPSIGEAAAALALAGRRPSRGLVGGTGASARSNEEPGGATQRLWETVERSDEENLKEECSSTESTQQEHEDAPSAKLQGEVLALEEERAQVLGRVGQLKVRVKELEQQLQESAREAEMERALLQGEREAERALLQKEQKALDQLQEKLVTLETGIQKERDKERAELAAGRRHLEARQALYAELQTQLDNCPESVREQLQEQLRRVSFTSPRPLPAPEGRPPGREERWAGTAWALQYLPDDREAEALETETKLFEDLEFQQLERESRVEEERELAGQGLLRSKAELLRSIAKRKERLAVLDSQAGQIRSQAVQESERLARDKNASLQLLQKEKEKLAMLERRYHSLTGGRAFPKTTSTLKEVYRSKMDGEATSPLPRTRSGPLPSSSGSSSSSSQLSVATLGRSPSPKSTLLAQNGTSSLPRNLAATLQDIETKRQLALQQKVESLPAEPLPTDDPAGQQVIEEQRRRLAELKQKAAAEAQCQWDALHGAAPFPAGPSGFPQLLHHSILHHLPVSRERGEEGEHAYDTLSLESSDSMETSISTGGNSACSPDTMSSASGLDVGKTEEMEKMLKEAHAEKSRLMESREREMELRRQALEEERRRREQVERRLQGESTRRHQLVEKEVKMREKQFSQARPLTRYLPIRKEDFDLKTHIESSGHGVDTCLHVVLSSKVCRGYLVKMGGKIKSWKKRWFVFDRLKRTLSYYVDKHETKLKGVIYFQAIEEVYYDHLRSAAKSPNPALTFCVKTHDRLYYMVAPSAEAMRIWMDVIVTGAEGYTQFMN, from the exons ATGGACACGATCAATAGGAACCAAGTGGGCCCTGGAAGCAAGACCCCAGCTATGGTGCAG AAAGGACCCTTGGACCTGATCGAAACAGGCAAAGGGCTGAAAGTGCAAACGGACAAACCCCATCTGGTGAGCCTGGGCAGTGGGCGGCTCAGCACGGCCATCACTCTTCTGCCGCTGGAGGAAG GGAGGACAGTGATTGGCTCTGCAGCCAGGGACATCTCACTGCAGGGTCCAGGCCTGGCTCCAGAGCACTGCTACATCGAGAACCTGCGGGGCACCCTCACCCTCTACCCCTGCGGCAATGCCTGCACTATTGATGGGCTCCTGGTCCGGCAGCCCACCCGACTCACTCAGG GCTGCATGTTGTGCCTGGGTCAGTCCACCTTCCTCCGCTTTAACCACCCGGCTGAAGCCAAGTGGATGAAGAGCATGATTCCGGCAGGGGGCCGGGCCCCTGGACCCACCTACAGTCCTGGCCCGG CAGAATCACAAAGCTTGGTGAACGGGAACCACACCCCACAGCCTGCAACCCAGGGACCCTCAGCCTGTGGCAGCCACAGTTCCCTGGTGAGCTCTATTGAGAAGGACCTGCAGGAGATCATGGACTCACTGGTGCTCGAGGAGCCTGGAGCTGCTGGCAAGAAGCCTGCCGCCACTTCCCCACTGTCACCGATGGCCAATGGTGGCCGCTACCTGCTGTCCCCCCCGACCAGCCCTGGCGCCATGTCCGTGGGCTCCAGCTATGAGAACACCTCTCCAGCCTTCTCTCCGCTCTCCTCACCAGCCAGCAGTGGGAGCTGTGCCAGCCACTCCCCCAGTGGGCAGGAGCCAGCCCCTTCCATGCCCCCCCTGGTGCCTGCCCGGTCCTCTAGCTACCATTTGGCCCTGCAGCCCTCACAGTCCCGACCCAGTGGTGCTCGCCCCTCTGAGAGCCCCCGGCTGGGCAGGAAGGGGGGTCACGAGAGGCCGCCCAGCCCTGGCCTCCGAGGTCTGCGGACAGACAGCCCTGCAGCCACTGTCTTGGCAGTGGCCTGCAGAGCCACCGAGAGCCCCCGGGCGGGGGGGCAGTTGCCCCTGGTGGCGATTGGCCTGAGTGAATACCAGGCTTCCGGTGCCCGTGGCCAACCCACCAGCATTCCTGGCAGCCCCAAATTCCAGCCACCAGTCCCTGCTCCTCGAAACAAGATTGGCACGCTCCAGGACCGCCCTCCCAGCCCTTTCCGGGAGCTGCCGGGCACTGAGCGGGTGTTGACAACCAGCCCCTCACGCCAGCTGGTGGGCCGAACATTTTCCGATGGGTCCGCTACCCGCACGCTGCAACCTCCCGAGAGCCCCCGCCTAGGCCGGCGGGGCCTGGACAGTATGAGAGAACTGCCTCCCTTGAGTCCATCTCTGTCCCGAAGGGCTCTCTCCCCCATGCCCGCTCGGACCACCCCAGATCCCAAACTAACCAGGGAAGTGGCAGAGAGTCCCCGACCCCGGCGCTGGGCAGCCCATGGGGCTTCACCAGAGGACTTCTCTGTGACGCTGGGGGCGCGGGGCCGTAGGACACGGAGCCCCTCACCCACACTAGGGGAGTCCCTGGCACCCCGCAAGGGCAGCTTCAGTGGCAGGCTGAGCCCGGCTTATAGTCTGGGCTCGTTGACTGGGGCTTCACCCCACCAGAGCCCCCGTGCCCAGAGGAAGCTCTCCAGCGGGGACTTGCGGGTGCCTGTCACTCGGGAGCGGAAAAATAGCATCACAGAGATCAGTGACAACGAGGATGACCTCCTGGAGTACCACCGGCGGCAGCGCCAAGAGCGGCTTCGGGAGCAGGAGATGGAGAGGCTG GAACGACAGCGCCTGGAGACCATCCTGAATTTATGCGCCGAGTACAGCCGGGCCGACGGGGGACCTGAGGCCGGGGAGCTGCCCAGCATCGGGGAGGCCGCCGCAGCCTTGGCTCTGGCCGGCCGGAGGCCCTCACGAGGCCTTGTGGGGGGCACTGGGGCCTCTGCGCGGAGCAACGAGGAGCCTGGAGGTGCCACCCAACGCCTGTGGGAGACTGTGGAGCGCTCGGATGAGGAGAATCTCAAGGAGGAGTGCAGTAGCACGGAGAGCACCCAGCAGGAG cacgAAGATGCACCCAGTGCCAAGCTCCAGGGAGAGGTGCTGGCCCTGGAAGAGGAGCGGGCTCAGGTGCTGGGGCGAGTGGGGCAGCTGAAAGTCCGGGTGAAGGAGTTGGAGCAGCAGCTGCAGGAGTCGGCCCGAGAG GCTGAAATGGAGCGGGCACTGctgcagggggagagggaagcagagcgCGCGCTGCTGCAGAAGGAGCAGAAGGCGCTGGACCAGCTGCAGGAGAAGCTGGTGACCTTGGAGACGGGCATCCAAAAGGAGAGGGACAAG GAGAGGGCGGAGCTGGCCGCGGGACGGAGGCACCTGGAGGCCCGCCAGGCGCTCTACGCCGAGCTCCAGACGCAGCTCGATAACTGCCCCGAGTCAGTGCGGGAACAGTTACAGGAGCAGCTGAGAAGGGTCAGTTTCaccagcccccgccccctccccgcccccgagGGCCGCCCGCCCGGAAGAGAGGAGCGGTGGGCCGGGACCGCCTGGGCCCTGCAGTACCTGCCGGACGACAGG GAGGCAGAAGCCCTGGAGACTGAGACAAAGCTCTTTGAAGACTTGGAGTTCCAGCAGCTGGAGCGGGAGAGCCGCGTGGAGGAGGAGCGCGAGCTGGCTGGCCAAGGGCTGCTCCGGAGCAAGGCCGAGCTGCTCCGGAGCATCGCCAAGAGGAAG GAGCGCCTGGCGGTCCTGGACAGTCAGGCTGGGCAGATCCGGTCCCAGGCTGTGCAAGAGTCAGAACGCCTAGCCCGGGATAAGAATGCCTCCCTGCAGCTGCTGCAGAAG GAGAAGGAGAAACTGGCTATGTTGGAAAGAAGATACCACTCTCTCACAGGGGGCAGGGCTTTCCCGAAGACCACGTCGACCCTCAAAGAG GTTTACCGCTCCAAGATGGATGGTGAGGCCACTAGCCCCTTGCCCCGGACCCGCAGcggccccctcccctcttcctctggctcttcctcctcctcctcccagctcagcGTGGCTACCTTGGGCCGTAGCCCCTCCCCAAAG AGCACTCTACTCGCCCAGAATGGCACAAGCAGCCTTCCTCGCAACCTGGCAGCCACGCTGCAGGACATTGAGACCAAGCGCCAGCTGGCCCTCCAGCAGAAGG TCGAGTCGCTTCCTGCCGAGCCCCTCCCAACTGACGACCCAGCAG GGCAGCAGGTGATTGAGGAGCAGCGGCGGCGGTTGGCTGAGCTGAAGCAGAAGGCGGCGGCCGAGGCGCAGTGCCAGTGGGACGCCCTGCACGGGGCCGCGCCCTTCCCGGCCGGGCCCTCGGGCTTCCCGCAGCTCCTGCATCACTCCATCCTGCACCACCTGCCGGTGTCCAGGGAGCGAGGGGAGGAGGGCGAGCATGCCTACGACACGCTGAGCCTGGAGAGCTCAGACAGCATGGAGACCAGCATCTCTACGGGGGGCAACTCGGCCTGCTCCCCCGACACCATGTCCAG TGCCAGCGGCCTGGATGTGGGGAAGACGGAAGAAATGGAGAAGATGCTGAAAGAAGCCCATGCGGAGAAGAGCCGGCTCATGGAGTCGAGG GAGCGGGAGATGGAGCTGAGGCGGCAGGCCCTGGAGGAGGAGCGGAGGCGGCGGGAGCAGGTGGAACGGAGGCTGCAGGGCGAGAGCACCCGGAGGCATCAGCTCGTGGAGAAGGAGGTCAAGATGCGGGAGAAGCAGTTCTCGCAG GCACGACCCCTGACCCGCTACCTGCCGATCCGGAAGGAGGACTTTGACCTGAAGACCCACATTGAGTCCTCAGGCCACGGTGTGGATACCTGCCTGCATGTGGTGCTCAGCAGCAAG GTCTGCCGTGGCTACTTGGTCAAGATGGGTGGCAAGATTAAATCATGGAAGAAGCGCTGGTTTGTCTTCGATCGACTCAAGCGCACCCTTTCCTATTATGTGG ACAAGCATGAGACGAAGCTGAAAGGGGTCATCTATTTCCAGGCCATCGAGGAAGTGTACTATGACCACCTGCGCAGTGCAGCCAAG AGCCCAAACCCGGCCCTCACCTTCTGTGTGAAGACCCACGACCGGCTGTACTACATGGTGGCCCCGTCCGCAGAGGCCATGCGCATCTGGATGGATGTCATCGTCACCGGGGCGGAGGGCTACACCCAGTTCATGAACTGA
- the PHLDB1 gene encoding pleckstrin homology-like domain family B member 1 isoform X10: MDTINRNQVGPGSKTPAMVQKGPLDLIETGKGLKVQTDKPHLVSLGSGRLSTAITLLPLEEGRTVIGSAARDISLQGPGLAPEHCYIENLRGTLTLYPCGNACTIDGLLVRQPTRLTQGCMLCLGQSTFLRFNHPAEAKWMKSMIPAGGRAPGPTYSPGPESQSLVNGNHTPQPATQGPSACGSHSSLVSSIEKDLQEIMDSLVLEEPGAAGKKPAATSPLSPMANGGRYLLSPPTSPGAMSVGSSYENTSPAFSPLSSPASSGSCASHSPSGQEPAPSMPPLVPARSSSYHLALQPSQSRPSGARPSESPRLGRKGGHERPPSPGLRGLRTDSPAATVLAVACRATESPRAGGQLPLVAIGLSEYQASGARGQPTSIPGSPKFQPPVPAPRNKIGTLQDRPPSPFRELPGTERVLTTSPSRQLVGRTFSDGSATRTLQPPESPRLGRRGLDSMRELPPLSPSLSRRALSPMPARTTPDPKLTREVAESPRPRRWAAHGASPEDFSVTLGARGRRTRSPSPTLGESLAPRKGSFSGRLSPAYSLGSLTGASPHQSPRAQRKLSSGDLRVPVTRERKNSITEISDNEDDLLEYHRRQRQERLREQEMERLERQRLETILNLCAEYSRADGGPEAGELPSIGEAAAALALAGRRPSRGLVGGTGASARSNEEPGGATQRLWETVERSDEENLKEECSSTESTQQEHEDAPSAKLQGEVLALEEERAQVLGRVGQLKVRVKELEQQLQESAREAEMERALLQGEREAERALLQKEQKALDQLQEKLVTLETGIQKERDKEAEALETETKLFEDLEFQQLERESRVEEERELAGQGLLRSKAELLRSIAKRKERLAVLDSQAGQIRSQAVQESERLARDKNASLQLLQKEKEKLAMLERRYHSLTGGRAFPKTTSTLKEMEKLLLPAVDLEQWYQELMAGLGTGPAAASPRSSPPPLPAKASRQLQVYRSKMDGEATSPLPRTRSGPLPSSSGSSSSSSQLSVATLGRSPSPKSTLLAQNGTSSLPRNLAATLQDIETKRQLALQQKGQQVIEEQRRRLAELKQKAAAEAQCQWDALHGAAPFPAGPSGFPQLLHHSILHHLPVSRERGEEGEHAYDTLSLESSDSMETSISTGGNSACSPDTMSSASGLDVGKTEEMEKMLKEAHAEKSRLMESREREMELRRQALEEERRRREQVERRLQGESTRRHQLVEKEVKMREKQFSQARPLTRYLPIRKEDFDLKTHIESSGHGVDTCLHVVLSSKVCRGYLVKMGGKIKSWKKRWFVFDRLKRTLSYYVDKHETKLKGVIYFQAIEEVYYDHLRSAAKSPNPALTFCVKTHDRLYYMVAPSAEAMRIWMDVIVTGAEGYTQFMN, translated from the exons ATGGACACGATCAATAGGAACCAAGTGGGCCCTGGAAGCAAGACCCCAGCTATGGTGCAG AAAGGACCCTTGGACCTGATCGAAACAGGCAAAGGGCTGAAAGTGCAAACGGACAAACCCCATCTGGTGAGCCTGGGCAGTGGGCGGCTCAGCACGGCCATCACTCTTCTGCCGCTGGAGGAAG GGAGGACAGTGATTGGCTCTGCAGCCAGGGACATCTCACTGCAGGGTCCAGGCCTGGCTCCAGAGCACTGCTACATCGAGAACCTGCGGGGCACCCTCACCCTCTACCCCTGCGGCAATGCCTGCACTATTGATGGGCTCCTGGTCCGGCAGCCCACCCGACTCACTCAGG GCTGCATGTTGTGCCTGGGTCAGTCCACCTTCCTCCGCTTTAACCACCCGGCTGAAGCCAAGTGGATGAAGAGCATGATTCCGGCAGGGGGCCGGGCCCCTGGACCCACCTACAGTCCTGGCCCGG AATCACAAAGCTTGGTGAACGGGAACCACACCCCACAGCCTGCAACCCAGGGACCCTCAGCCTGTGGCAGCCACAGTTCCCTGGTGAGCTCTATTGAGAAGGACCTGCAGGAGATCATGGACTCACTGGTGCTCGAGGAGCCTGGAGCTGCTGGCAAGAAGCCTGCCGCCACTTCCCCACTGTCACCGATGGCCAATGGTGGCCGCTACCTGCTGTCCCCCCCGACCAGCCCTGGCGCCATGTCCGTGGGCTCCAGCTATGAGAACACCTCTCCAGCCTTCTCTCCGCTCTCCTCACCAGCCAGCAGTGGGAGCTGTGCCAGCCACTCCCCCAGTGGGCAGGAGCCAGCCCCTTCCATGCCCCCCCTGGTGCCTGCCCGGTCCTCTAGCTACCATTTGGCCCTGCAGCCCTCACAGTCCCGACCCAGTGGTGCTCGCCCCTCTGAGAGCCCCCGGCTGGGCAGGAAGGGGGGTCACGAGAGGCCGCCCAGCCCTGGCCTCCGAGGTCTGCGGACAGACAGCCCTGCAGCCACTGTCTTGGCAGTGGCCTGCAGAGCCACCGAGAGCCCCCGGGCGGGGGGGCAGTTGCCCCTGGTGGCGATTGGCCTGAGTGAATACCAGGCTTCCGGTGCCCGTGGCCAACCCACCAGCATTCCTGGCAGCCCCAAATTCCAGCCACCAGTCCCTGCTCCTCGAAACAAGATTGGCACGCTCCAGGACCGCCCTCCCAGCCCTTTCCGGGAGCTGCCGGGCACTGAGCGGGTGTTGACAACCAGCCCCTCACGCCAGCTGGTGGGCCGAACATTTTCCGATGGGTCCGCTACCCGCACGCTGCAACCTCCCGAGAGCCCCCGCCTAGGCCGGCGGGGCCTGGACAGTATGAGAGAACTGCCTCCCTTGAGTCCATCTCTGTCCCGAAGGGCTCTCTCCCCCATGCCCGCTCGGACCACCCCAGATCCCAAACTAACCAGGGAAGTGGCAGAGAGTCCCCGACCCCGGCGCTGGGCAGCCCATGGGGCTTCACCAGAGGACTTCTCTGTGACGCTGGGGGCGCGGGGCCGTAGGACACGGAGCCCCTCACCCACACTAGGGGAGTCCCTGGCACCCCGCAAGGGCAGCTTCAGTGGCAGGCTGAGCCCGGCTTATAGTCTGGGCTCGTTGACTGGGGCTTCACCCCACCAGAGCCCCCGTGCCCAGAGGAAGCTCTCCAGCGGGGACTTGCGGGTGCCTGTCACTCGGGAGCGGAAAAATAGCATCACAGAGATCAGTGACAACGAGGATGACCTCCTGGAGTACCACCGGCGGCAGCGCCAAGAGCGGCTTCGGGAGCAGGAGATGGAGAGGCTG GAACGACAGCGCCTGGAGACCATCCTGAATTTATGCGCCGAGTACAGCCGGGCCGACGGGGGACCTGAGGCCGGGGAGCTGCCCAGCATCGGGGAGGCCGCCGCAGCCTTGGCTCTGGCCGGCCGGAGGCCCTCACGAGGCCTTGTGGGGGGCACTGGGGCCTCTGCGCGGAGCAACGAGGAGCCTGGAGGTGCCACCCAACGCCTGTGGGAGACTGTGGAGCGCTCGGATGAGGAGAATCTCAAGGAGGAGTGCAGTAGCACGGAGAGCACCCAGCAGGAG cacgAAGATGCACCCAGTGCCAAGCTCCAGGGAGAGGTGCTGGCCCTGGAAGAGGAGCGGGCTCAGGTGCTGGGGCGAGTGGGGCAGCTGAAAGTCCGGGTGAAGGAGTTGGAGCAGCAGCTGCAGGAGTCGGCCCGAGAG GCTGAAATGGAGCGGGCACTGctgcagggggagagggaagcagagcgCGCGCTGCTGCAGAAGGAGCAGAAGGCGCTGGACCAGCTGCAGGAGAAGCTGGTGACCTTGGAGACGGGCATCCAAAAGGAGAGGGACAAG GAGGCAGAAGCCCTGGAGACTGAGACAAAGCTCTTTGAAGACTTGGAGTTCCAGCAGCTGGAGCGGGAGAGCCGCGTGGAGGAGGAGCGCGAGCTGGCTGGCCAAGGGCTGCTCCGGAGCAAGGCCGAGCTGCTCCGGAGCATCGCCAAGAGGAAG GAGCGCCTGGCGGTCCTGGACAGTCAGGCTGGGCAGATCCGGTCCCAGGCTGTGCAAGAGTCAGAACGCCTAGCCCGGGATAAGAATGCCTCCCTGCAGCTGCTGCAGAAG GAGAAGGAGAAACTGGCTATGTTGGAAAGAAGATACCACTCTCTCACAGGGGGCAGGGCTTTCCCGAAGACCACGTCGACCCTCAAAGAG ATGGAGAAGCTGCTGCTCCCTGCTGTAGACTTAGAGCAGTGGTACCAGGAGCTGATGGCCGGGCTGGGGACCGGCCCCGCTGCAGCCTCCCCTCGTTCCTCCCCCCCGCCTCTGCCCGCCAAAGCTTCCCGTCAGCTGCAG GTTTACCGCTCCAAGATGGATGGTGAGGCCACTAGCCCCTTGCCCCGGACCCGCAGcggccccctcccctcttcctctggctcttcctcctcctcctcccagctcagcGTGGCTACCTTGGGCCGTAGCCCCTCCCCAAAG AGCACTCTACTCGCCCAGAATGGCACAAGCAGCCTTCCTCGCAACCTGGCAGCCACGCTGCAGGACATTGAGACCAAGCGCCAGCTGGCCCTCCAGCAGAAGG GGCAGCAGGTGATTGAGGAGCAGCGGCGGCGGTTGGCTGAGCTGAAGCAGAAGGCGGCGGCCGAGGCGCAGTGCCAGTGGGACGCCCTGCACGGGGCCGCGCCCTTCCCGGCCGGGCCCTCGGGCTTCCCGCAGCTCCTGCATCACTCCATCCTGCACCACCTGCCGGTGTCCAGGGAGCGAGGGGAGGAGGGCGAGCATGCCTACGACACGCTGAGCCTGGAGAGCTCAGACAGCATGGAGACCAGCATCTCTACGGGGGGCAACTCGGCCTGCTCCCCCGACACCATGTCCAG TGCCAGCGGCCTGGATGTGGGGAAGACGGAAGAAATGGAGAAGATGCTGAAAGAAGCCCATGCGGAGAAGAGCCGGCTCATGGAGTCGAGG GAGCGGGAGATGGAGCTGAGGCGGCAGGCCCTGGAGGAGGAGCGGAGGCGGCGGGAGCAGGTGGAACGGAGGCTGCAGGGCGAGAGCACCCGGAGGCATCAGCTCGTGGAGAAGGAGGTCAAGATGCGGGAGAAGCAGTTCTCGCAG GCACGACCCCTGACCCGCTACCTGCCGATCCGGAAGGAGGACTTTGACCTGAAGACCCACATTGAGTCCTCAGGCCACGGTGTGGATACCTGCCTGCATGTGGTGCTCAGCAGCAAG GTCTGCCGTGGCTACTTGGTCAAGATGGGTGGCAAGATTAAATCATGGAAGAAGCGCTGGTTTGTCTTCGATCGACTCAAGCGCACCCTTTCCTATTATGTGG ACAAGCATGAGACGAAGCTGAAAGGGGTCATCTATTTCCAGGCCATCGAGGAAGTGTACTATGACCACCTGCGCAGTGCAGCCAAG AGCCCAAACCCGGCCCTCACCTTCTGTGTGAAGACCCACGACCGGCTGTACTACATGGTGGCCCCGTCCGCAGAGGCCATGCGCATCTGGATGGATGTCATCGTCACCGGGGCGGAGGGCTACACCCAGTTCATGAACTGA